The genomic segment CACTGGAGAGGTCTCAAAATATAAACTTTGTTTTGACGACAAGAAACGTGATGCTCAAAAAAAGAAAGGTATATATATTGCTTGTGGGTATGATTGTGGGCAGCGTGATGGTATGAAATACGGAAAAGTTAAAGAAAATCTATACAAATTTCTATTCCCTGTTGAAGAACAAGGAGAGTATAAGTACTGTGACTTATATGCAGGCAAGGAGGCGGGCGACGGGAGTAATCAGCCAAAGGTTCATATTGCCTTTTATGGTTGGTCTTATAACAATTTTTATTGGACATTTGTGCCAGCAAAGCAGTTGCCCTATACGCAAGTACTGGATATCCCTAAGTTTCGTGGTTATGTGAATGATTATGCAGATATGATTTCGCCCTCAGCAGAGCAGGAACTTAAAAAAAAGCTGAGCGCGTTCGAACAACAAGATTCAACACAAATCGTTATCTTGACAATTCCATCTCTTCACGGAGATGCGATGGATGAATTCAGCCTTAAAGTTGCTAATAAATGGAAGATAGGCCAAAGAGGGAAAGATAATGGTATCCTTTTTGTCGTTTCGAAACAGGACAAAAAGATGCGTATTGAAGTAGGGAAAGGATTAGAAGCGAGACTACCTAATCCCGCCGTTGGCAAGCTGATTAACCGGATTATCAAGCCGAAGTTTTCCAGCGGTGACTTCGATGGCGGGTTTATTGCGGGTGCTTCTGCTCTGATAGATGCAACAAAAGGGGCTTATACGGCTGCAGCACAACATCGCGCAGTGACGGTTAATGGTCACTGAAATCCCAAATCCAGCGGTAGAAAAGAACTCCTGGGGGTCAGACTTCGCTAATTCTATATTTTACTTGCTCCCTTCTCCAAAAGTTTATAGGAGGCAAGAGGGCCTTTCAGGAAGCCAAGGCCTTTACGGGCTGTTGCCCAAACGCATTAATTCGAGCAGGAGTTAGCTGATCATTGTTCCTGCAAGTTTGCTTTCCACAATCCTTTCTCTTCAGCTCGAACAGGGATAAGAAATGGGGCTGGTAATAATGAAGTTCCCTTTTTCGATTGTGCGATAAGCATAGCTTTTGCTCCCTGTTTCAGCGGACTTTTGCCGTACTTGATCAGCTTCTGAATGTTTTGTATGGCCGCTGTGAGATATTCCTGAATGCCGACACGCCATAGCCCTC from the Deltaproteobacteria bacterium genome contains:
- a CDS encoding TPM domain-containing protein, with the translated sequence TGEVSKYKLCFDDKKRDAQKKKGIYIACGYDCGQRDGMKYGKVKENLYKFLFPVEEQGEYKYCDLYAGKEAGDGSNQPKVHIAFYGWSYNNFYWTFVPAKQLPYTQVLDIPKFRGYVNDYADMISPSAEQELKKKLSAFEQQDSTQIVILTIPSLHGDAMDEFSLKVANKWKIGQRGKDNGILFVVSKQDKKMRIEVGKGLEARLPNPAVGKLINRIIKPKFSSGDFDGGFIAGASALIDATKGAYTAAAQHRAVTVNGH